A portion of the Naumovozyma castellii chromosome 2, complete genome genome contains these proteins:
- the MOD5 gene encoding tRNA dimethylallyltransferase (ancestral locus Anc_8.725), translating to MLRSLPLLCTKGKFETTFRGIKTMTEKKKVIVIAGTTGVGKSQLSIQLATKFDGEIINSDSMQVYKDIPIITNKHPIEEREGVPHHVMNHVPWTEEYFLHKFEKECLETINDIHSRGKVPIIVGGTHYYLQVLFNKNMATREESGRQLNQRERDILESNNPQLIYDTLMENDPTIAKRYHPNDTRRVQRMLEIFYLTGEKPSESFNNQDLTLRFDTLFLWLYSEPAPLEKRLDDRVDVMLANGGMSEINQLYTYYKQHDFKQHQCENGVWQVIGFKEFLPWLEKEPAVTLEDCIDRMKTRTRQYAKRQVKWIRKMLIPDIQGDIYILNASDLEQWSELVSKRALLIADEFMHNKSITEARAPRGLEFLLEGLKTSTEKNVIQEQYTCDICRDKDNKKLLAIGEKNWLIHLKSKRHRSNLNRGKKKEQYEKWKLKQNE from the coding sequence ATGCTCAGAAGCTTACCATTGTTATGTACAAAAGgtaaatttgaaacaacaTTTCGTGGAATTAAAACAATGactgaaaagaagaaagtgatTGTTATTGCCGGAACCACAGGGGTGGGTAAGTCTCAATTATCTATCCAACTAGCAACTAAATTCGATGGTGAAATCATAAATTCTGATTCCATGCAAGTATATAAGGATATCCCCATTATTACAAATAAACATCCAATTGAGGAACGAGAAGGAGTGCCACACCATGTAATGAATCACGTTCCTTGGACTGAAGAATACTTTCTTCATAAGTTTGAAAAGGAATGTTTGGAAACCATAAACGACATTCATAGTAGGGGAAAAGTACCTATTATTGTTGGTGGGacacattattatttacaagttctttttaataaaaacaTGGCTACACGAGAGGAATCTGGTAGGCAATTGAATCAACGGGAGCGAGATATTCTCGAGTCTAACAATCCACAATTAATATACGATACGTTAATGGAAAATGACCCAACTATTGCTAAAAGATATCATCCCAATGATACGAGACGGGTACAGAGGATGTTAGAAATTTTCTACCTAACAGGTGAAAAGCCAAGTgaaagtttcaataatCAAGATTTGACTTTAAGATTCGACACTCTATTCTTGTGGCTTTATAGTGAACCAGCACCACTAGAGAAGAGATTAGATGATCGTGTGGATGTCATGTTGGCGAACGGTGGAATGAGTgaaattaatcaattatACACATATTATAAGCAACATGATTTCAAGCAGCACCAATGTGAAAATGGTGTATGGCAAGTCATTGGGTTCAAAGAATTTCTACCCTGGTTGGAAAAGGAGCCAGCTGTCACTCTGGAAGATTGTATTGATAGAATGAAGACTCGGACGCGACAATATGCAAAGAGACAAGTGAAGTGGATAAGGAAGATGCTAATACCGGATATTCAAGGGGATATATACATTTTAAATGCGTCTGATTTAGAGCAATGGTCTGAGCTGGTGTCAAAACGAGCCCTGCTGATTGCCGATGAATTTATGCATAATAAATCTATAACAGAAGCAAGAGCTCCAAGAGGCTTGGAGTTTTTACTGGAGGGCTTGAAGACAAGCACTGAGAAGAATGTAATTCAAGAACAGTACACTTGCGATATATGCCGGGATAAGGataacaagaaattattggcTATAGGAGAAAAGAACTGgttgattcatttgaaaagtaaACGACATAGAAGTAACCTAAACAGAGGcaagaaaaaagaacagtatgaaaaatggaaattaaaacaaaatgaatAG
- the SCJ1 gene encoding Scj1p (ancestral locus Anc_8.730), protein MKVLISLLLFVLLPLTTWAQDYYQILGIAKDATDKEIKSAYRQLSKKFHPDKNPGNEDAHQKFIEVGEAYEVLSDPQKRQTFDQFGADAVKNGGQGQPGGGAQFHDPFDIFEQMFGGQGGGGNPFGGQRQKPRGPNIMAREEISLKDYYTGYELNFTLNVNDLCDHCHGTGSDDGKLTPCPDCQGRGVIIQLIRMGMMTQQIQQMCGRCGGKGQLFKKQCRKCHGNKVMPQKKEFQVKLPKGAKRHYMDVKHGEADKNPDLEAGDLLIEFNENDKSNMGYRRRGQNLYRTEVLNVTEALYGGWQREIPFLDPKKKLQVGRESNIVVSHGEVERIPGFGMPTGKGKKETFGDLFIDYVVIMPKQWNKVSSSIRDEL, encoded by the coding sequence atgaaggtTCTGATAAGTTTACTGTTGTTTGTCCTGTTACCCCTTACGACATGGGCTCAggattattatcaaattctcGGAATCGCCAAGGATGCCACAGATAAGGAAATAAAATCTGCGTATAGACAactttccaagaaattccaTCCTGACAAGAATCCTGGTAATGAAGATGCACATCAGAAGTTCATTGAAGTTGGGGAAGCATACGAAGTGTTGAGTGATCCTCAAAAGAGACAAACTTTTGATCAATTTGGTGCTGATGCAGTGAAGAATGGAGGGCAAGGTCAACCGGGTGGTGGTGCTCAATTCCATGACccatttgatatttttgaacAAATGTTTGGTGGTCAAGGTGGTGGTGGGAATCCCTTTGGTGGTCAAAGACAAAAACCAAGGGGTCCCAATATTATGGCTAGAGaggaaatttcattaaaggATTATTATACTGGTTATGAGTTGAATTTCACTTTGAACGTTAACGATTTATGTGATCATTGTCATGGTACTGGATCAGATGATGGGAAGTTGACACCATGTCCTGATTGTCAAGGTAGAGGTgtcattattcaattgattagAATGGGTATGATGACacaacaaattcaacaaatgTGTGGCCGTTGTGGTGGTAAGGGAcaattatttaagaaacaaTGTAGAAAATGCCATGGTAATAAAGTTATGCCGCAAAAGAAGGAATTCCAGGTGAAATTACCCAAGGGTGCTAAAAGACATTATATGGATGTTAAACATGGTGAAGCTGATAAGAACCCTGATTTAGAAGCGGGTGATTTACTGAtagaatttaatgaaaatgataaaagTAATATGGGGTACAGAAGACGTGGCCAAAACCTTTATAGAACGGAGGTGTTGAATGTAACAGAAGCATTATACGGTGGTTGGCAGAGAGAGATCCCATTCTTGGATcctaagaagaaattacaaGTGGGTAGAGAATCGAATATTGTAGTATCCCATGGTGAAGTAGAAAGGATACCAGGGTTTGGTATGCCTACTGGGAAGGGGAAGAAGGAAACATTTGGTGatttattcattgattATGTTGTGATTATGCCAAAGCAATGGAACAAGGTAAGTTCATCGATAAGAGATGAATTGTAA
- the GUA1 gene encoding GMP synthase (glutamine-hydrolyzing) (ancestral locus Anc_8.733) produces MAVEQVSSVFDTILVLDFGSQYSHLITRRLREFNIYAEMLPCTQKISELSWKPKGVILSGGPYSVYAEDAPHVDHDVFKLNVPILGICYGMQELAWINGKQVGRGEKREYGPATLNVLDKSDPLFANIDHSTVWMSHGDKLHGLPTGFKTIATSDNSPYCGIVHEKEPIYGIQFHPEVTHSTQGKQLLKNFAVNLCHANQNWTMENFIETEIQRIRDLVGPTAEVIGAVSGGVDSTVASKLMTEAIGNRFHAILVDNGVLRLNEAATVKKTLVEGLGINLTVVDASEEFLSKLKGVTDPEKKRKIIGNTFIHVFEREAEKIKPKDGQEIQYLLQGTLYPDVIESISFKGPSQTIKTHHNVGGLLDNMKLKLIEPLRELFKDEVRHLGELLGISHELVWRHPFPGPGIAIRVLGEVTKEQVAIARKADYIYIEEIRKAGLYDKISQAFACLLPVKSVGVMGDQRTYEQVIALRAIETTDFMTADWYPFEHSFLKKVASRIVNEVDGVARVTYDITSKPPATVEWE; encoded by the coding sequence ATGGCCGTTGAACAAGTCTCCAGTGTCTTCGACACCATCTTAGTATTAGATTTCGGTTCCCAATACTCTCATCTCATCACTAGAAGATTGAGAGAATTCAACATCTATGCGGAAATGCTACCATGCACTCAAAAGATTTCCGAGCTATCATGGAAACCAAAGGGTGTCATCTTATCTGGTGGTCCATACTCTGTCTACGCTGAAGATGCTCCACATGTCGACCATgatgttttcaaattgaacgTCCCTATCCTAGGGATCTGTTACGGTATGCAAGAATTAGCTTGGATTAACGGGAAGCAAGTCGGTCGTGGTGAAAAGAGAGAATATGGTCCTGCCACTTTGAACGTCCTCGACAAATCTGACCCATTATTCGCCAACATCGACCATTCTACCGTCTGGATGTCTCATGGTGATAAATTACATGGGTTACCAACTGGATTTAAGACCATCGCCACTTCTGATAACTCTCCATACTGTGGTATCGTCCATGAAAAGGAACCAATTTACGGTATCCAATTCCATCCAGAAGTCACACATTCCACTCAAGGTaaacaattattgaagaatttcgCTGTCAACTTGTGTCATGCTAACCAAAACTGGACTATGGAAAACTTCATCGAGActgaaattcaaagaattagagATCTTGTGGGTCCAACCGCTGAAGTCATCGGTGCTGTCTCTGGTGGTGTCGACTCCACTGTCGCCTCCAAATTAATGACTGAAGCTATCGGTAACAGATTCCATGCTATCTTAGTTGATAATGGTGTCTTGAGATTGAATGAAGCTGCTACCGTTAAGAAAACTTTGGTAGAAGGTTTGGGTATCAATTTGACTGTTGTGGATGCATCTGAAGAATTCTTGTCCAAATTGAAGGGTGTCACTGATCcagaaaagaagagaaagattATTGGTAACACTTTCATTCATGtctttgaaagagaagCTGAAAAGATTAAGCCAAAGGATGGCcaagaaattcaatatttattacaaGGTACTTTATACCCAGATGTCATTGAATCCATCTCCTTCAAGGGTCCTTCTCAAACTATTAAGACTCATCATAACGTCGGTGGGTTATTAGATAACATGAAACTTAAATTGATTGAACCATTAAGagaattattcaaagatgaAGTCAGACATTTAGGTGAATTATTGGGGATCTCCCACGAATTAGTTTGGAGACATCCATTCCCAGGTCCAGGTATTGCCATTCGTGTCCTAGGTGAAGTTACCAAGGAACAAGTTGCCATTGCTAGGAAGGCCGATTACATTtacattgaagaaattagaaagGCTGGTCTATATGATAAGATCTCTCAAGCCTTTGCATGTTTACTTCCAGTTAAATCTGTCGGTGTCATGGGTGATCAAAGAACTTACGAACAAGTTATTGCATTAAGAGCCATTGAAACTACTGATTTCATGACTGCTGATTGGTATCCATTTGAACACAGCTTCTTGAAGAAGGTTGCTTCTAGAATCGTCAATGAAGTGGATGGTGTTGCTAGAGTTACATATGATATTACTTCTAAGCCACCTGCTACCGTTGAATGGGAATAG
- the RIM20 gene encoding Rim20p (ancestral locus Anc_8.726), with product MADSLLVVPLKRTLHLDLTSLLSTAISTSSYQSANSFQDDIQLISHAREQATNIDQSQFISSSSSDSETLLTHLRTYYTYLESLESKFSDMILKSMWFQTLPGNKSMGQQFSSIKWEKLNILYNIAATLSIMATQCDITPKFQCLYFQRSASLFHYVALEQDEAMQVADKDTLLSLYYLMLAQAQECFWKAAKTSKTTTNKIVAKLVAQVGQYLNECSHYASSSLLIRKDWMDRIYFKMEYFKAVMWYRQALSFRDDKSIGKAIRAFKLAAKAMDSCNNYYGTVEMTTPLLTAIERDCKECERDNDFIYVNVIPDEIPQIKPAKMIKESMELHVAMGLEAKQPQLFKDLIPVAIMDACSAYDQRQEAYINDKILTPLLSLNRLLKEAVFNSNLSPQFALSDLDTGTTTLEELQNISLSFQDLEANNSNLRLQLDNIRAILIEEQQTDDRLRMKHGSQNWTLPESKNLNASFYETLQSLQSFLDSGAQIDKQTRDLFNTIDQTLLTSRSLSNASQSSNPLVKEVTGIFQKREKYINHIRDESNSYKVLPKIISAYRKEPLLSADFESIFMEHLGHFRDSLFYVQEEQLNNSQIIEAIKSTSANNGPTGEAQSAPKESYIDRFQHSARLLDEVKENIRMGTKYYQDIANSTHVLLLKTQEFEKQRRDQKRDLEQALVSRI from the coding sequence ATGGCTGATTCGCTTTTGGTGGTACCCTTAAAGAGAACCTTACACTTGGACCTTACCAGTCTGCTTTCGACTGCCATTTCCACGTCCTCGTACCAGTCTGCTAATTCGTTCCAAGATGACATTCAATTAATATCTCACGCAAGAGAACAAGCGACCAATATAGATCAATCACAATTtatatcatcatcctcatcagATTCGGAAACATTATTGACGCACCTACGTACATATTACACATATTTGGAATCCCTAGAATCAAAATTCTCTGatatgattttgaaatccATGTGGTTTCAAACATTACCGGGGAATAAATCCATGGGACAACAATTCTCCTCCATTAAATGGGAAAAACTAAACATCCTCTATAATATCGCTGCTACATTGTCTATAATGGCTACTCAATGTGATATAACCCCCAAATTTCAATGTCTTTATTTCCAAAGATCAGCATCATTGTTCCATTATGTCGCCTTGGAACAAGATGAAGCCATGCAGGTGGCTGACAAGGATACATTGTTATCCTTATACTATTTAATGCTGGCTCAGGCGCAAGAATGCTTTTGGAAGGCGGCAAAGACTTCAAAGACTACGACTAATAAAATTGTGGCTAAATTAGTAGCACAAGTTGGGCAATATTTGAACGAATGCTCTCATTATGCCTCTTCAAGCTTGTTGATCCGGAAGGATTGGATGGATCGTATATATTTTAAgatggaatattttaagGCAGTGATGTGGTATAGACAGGCCTTATCATTCCGAGATGATAAATCCATTGGGAAGGCGATTCGTGCCTTTAAATTGGCAGCTAAGGCAATGGATTCATGTAATAATTATTATGGTACCGTAGAAATGACTACTCCTTTATTAACTGCTATTGAAAGAGATTGTAAAGAGTGTGAAAGAgataatgattttatttatGTAAATGTGATACCAGATGAAATACCGCAAATAAAGCCGGCCAAGATGATAAAGGAGTCCATGGAATTACATGTTGCGATGGGACTTGAGGCAAAACAGCCACAATTGTTTAAGGATTTAATACCAGTAGCTATTATGGATGCCTGCTCTGCATATGATCAAAGACAAGAAGCGTATATTAATGACAAAATATTGACTCctttattatctttaaataGGTTGTTGAAGGAAGCAGTATTCAATTCAAACCTATCACCTCAATTTGCTTTGTCAGATCTTGATACAGGAACAACTACCCTTGAggaattacaaaatattagCCTGTCGTTTCAAGACCTTGAAGCAAACAACTCAAATTTAAGATTGCAATTGGATAACATCAGGGCAATATTGattgaagaacaacaaacaGATGATAGGTTAAGGATGAAACATGGGTCACAAAATTGGACACTTCCAGaatcaaaaaatttaaacGCTTCGTTTTATGAAACATTACAATCTCTACAGTCATTCCTAGACAGTGGTGCCCAAATCGACAAACAGACAAGAGATTTATTTAATACTATTGATCAAACTTTGTTAACTTCGAGATCGTTATCGAATGCATCACAAAGTTCTAATCCATTAGTCAAGGAAGTGACTGGTATTTTCCAAAAGCGAGAAAAATACATTAACCATATCCGTGATGAATCCAATTCTTATAAAGTATTACCGAAAATAATATCAGCATACAGGAAGGAACCGCTGTTGAGTGCAGACTTTGAATCAATCTTCATGGAACACTTAGGTCATTTTCGAGATAGTTTGTTTTATGTGCAAGAGGAACAACTTAATAATAGTCAAATCATAGAGGCAATCAAGTCCACCAGCGCCAACAATGGGCCAACCGGGGAAGCACAATCAGCTCCAAAAGAATCGTACATTGACAGGTTTCAGCATTCAGCACGTTTGTTAGACGAAGTTAAAGAGAATATTCGGATGGGGACCAAATACTACCAGGACATTGCCAATTCAACTcatgttcttcttctgaaaACACAGGAGTTTGAGAAGCAGAGACGGGATCAGAAAAGAGATTTAGAGCAAGCTTTAGTTTCTCGAATATGA
- the CAF20 gene encoding Caf20p (ancestral locus Anc_8.729) → MYKYTIDELLHLKPSETMTPNFDAVEFRSIIEKVKQLLALREEEFHSAHPLGYRRRSSHHHGRPKVKHNKPKVTTDEDGWSTLETKKSEDEEGAIAVDGEKPFIATATSASSIAQETMKVKPNNKNISSSRPADTKDIVADKQIHGFNTFAALESDDDE, encoded by the coding sequence ATGTACAAGTACACCATTGACGAACTATTGCACTTGAAGCCAAGCGAGACTATGACTCCAAACTTCGACGCCGTCGAATTCAGATCCATCATCGAAAAGGTCAAGCAGTTGTTGGCTCTcagagaagaagaattccACAGCGCTCATCCATTGGGCTACCGTAGAAGATCTTCCCACCACCACGGAAGACCTAAGGTGAAACACAACAAGCCTAAGGTGACCACAGACGAGGACGGATGGTCCACTTTGGAAACAAAGAAGtctgaagatgaagaaggtgcCATTGCTGTGGACGGTGAAAAACCATTCATTGCCACTGCCACCTCTGCTTCCAGCATTGCTCAAGAGACTATGAAAGTTAAGCCAAATAACAAGAATATCTCATCTAGTAGACCTGCCGATACAAAGGACATTGTCGCCGATAAGCAAATACATGGTTTCAATACATTTGCTGCCCTGGAAAGTGACGATGATGAGTAA